One Elaeis guineensis isolate ETL-2024a chromosome 10, EG11, whole genome shotgun sequence genomic window carries:
- the LOC105052841 gene encoding AT-hook motif nuclear-localized protein 10 translates to MAAGESSDAKTIQRNPVQPQPPVYSMRLVTSSDGTPMYKSISGNSPPSYAGGGGGGGDGNSVASGSHGLGGSTGEPFKRKRGRPRKYGSNGTVVVPLTTVSPTTSASAVPLSSSAAATAAAGAMKKARGRPPGSSKKRQMVALGSAGIGFTPHIIAIKTGEDIASKIMAFSQQGPHAVCILSANGAVSNVTLRQAATSGGTVTYEGRFEILSLSGSFMLSENGGQRSRTGGLSVSLAGPDGRVLGGGVAGLLTAASPVQVVVCSFIADGQKETTEVNPSEPVSAPGKLAGPFGFSQGILDESYDDPGSSLNQNIGACDNSNQQGLSNMPWK, encoded by the exons ATGGCAGCTGGGGAATCATCCGATGCCAAAACCATCCAGAGAAACCCAGTCCAACCGCAGCCGCCGGTGTATAGCATGCGATTGGTGACCTCTTCTGATGGAACACCGATGTATAAATCAATAAGCGGTAACTCTCCTCCTTCATACGCTGGAGGAGGGGGCGGTGGCGGCGATGGGAACTCGGTAGCCAGTGGATCGCATGGCCTCGGTGGCAGCACTGGAGAGCCATTCAAACGAAAGCGTGGACGGCCGAGGAAGTATGGGTCCAATGGTACCGTCGTCGTTCCTCTCACCACCGTGTCCCCGACCACAAGTGCCTCGGCTGTTCCACTTTCTTCCTCtgctgctgcaactgctgcagCAGGAGCCATGAAGAAAGCAAGGGGACGGCCGCCGGGTTCCAGCAAGAAGCGGCAAATGGTAGCTCTGG GATCAGCTGGGATTGGTTTTACACCTCATATTATTGCAATCAAGACCGGAGAG GATATTGCATCAAAAATTATGGCATTTTCGCAGCAAGGACCACATGCTGTTTGCATTCTTTCAGCTAATGGTGCTGTTTCAAATGTGACTCTTCGTCAGGCAGCAACATCTGGGGGAACGGTAACTTATGAG GGTCGATTTGAAATCTTGTCACTCTCTGGCTCATTCATGCTGTCAGAGAATGGTGGGCAGCGTAGCCGAACAGGGGGACTGAGTGTGTCTCTGGCTGGTCCTGATGGTCGTGTCTTGGGCGGTGGAGTGGCTGGGCTTCTAACAGCGGCATCTCCTGTCCAG GTGGTAGTGTGCAGTTTTATTGCCGATGGGCAGAAAGAGACAACTGAAGTGAACCCCTCAGAACCTGTATCTGCCCCTGGAAAGCTTGCTGGTCCTTTTGGGTTTTCACAGGGCATACTGGACGAGTCCTATGACGATCCTGGGAGCTCACTCAACCAGAACATTGGTGCTTGCGATAACAGCAACCAGCAGGGCTTGTCAAACATGCCATGGAAGTAA
- the LOC105052840 gene encoding pentatricopeptide repeat-containing protein At1g62350 isoform X1, with protein sequence MHSSLLGAPCLLRPNSKTQALEDIHGRIWISEWPQTWRSGMTKVITMRDRSKNRKPTQRGRYLSIEAIQAVQALKRAKISGGDSLHRVLESKVRRLIKADMVAVLRELQSQGEGLLALQVFEEVRKEHWYKPQLLVYADMIKVLASNDLLEKVELICSYLKKEHLEADTEGFNLLLKTLLEFGFTHSAMDCYRLMKLWDSEPDESTFRILINGLESKGEMDLSIALRQEGEMYFGRPLEFSEKTEEMASTGVAES encoded by the exons ATGCACTCTTCTCTCCTTGGCGCCCCTTGTCTCTTGCGCCCCAACTCCAAAACTCAAGCCCTAGAAGATATCCATGGCCGGATTTGGATCTCGGAGTGGCCTCAGACGTGGAGATCGGGGATGACGAAGGTTATAACCATGAGAGACCGGAGCAAGAATCGGAAACCCACCCAGAGGGGGCGGTACCTCAGCATCGAGGCGATCCAGGCCGTCCAGGCCCTGAAGCGGGCCAAGATCAGCGGCGGCGATTCGCTGCATCGCGTGCTCGAATCGAAGGTCCGGCGTCTGATCAAGGCGGATATGGTTGCCGTTCTCCGGGAGCTCCAGAGCCAGGGCGAGGGTCTCCTCGCTCTCCAG GTCTTTGAAGAGGTTCGGAAGGAGCATTGGTATAAGCCTCAGTTATTGGTGTATGCTGACATGATCAAAGTGTTAGCAAGCAACGATTTACTTGAAAAGGTTGAACTGATTTGTTCATATCTGAAGAAAGAGCATTTGGAGGCTGATACCGAAGGTTTTAATTTGCTTTTAAAGACTCTGTTGGAGTTTGGCTTCACACATTCTGCTATGGACTGCTATCGCCTGATGAAGCTGTGGGACAGTGAGCCAGATGAGTCTACATTTAGGATATTGATAAATGGACTTGAATCCAAGGGAGAAATGGATCTTTCAATTGCTTTAAGACAAGAAGGAGAAATGTATTTTGGCAGGCCTCTGGAATTTTCAGAGAAAACAGAAGAGATGGCATCAACTGGTGTTGCTGAGTCTTA G
- the LOC105052840 gene encoding pentatricopeptide repeat-containing protein At1g62350 isoform X2, whose amino-acid sequence MHSSLLGAPCLLRPNSKTQALEDIHGRIWISEWPQTWRSGMTKVITMRDRSKNRKPTQRGRYLSIEAIQAVQALKRAKISGGDSLHRVLESKVRRLIKADMVAVLRELQSQGEGLLALQVFEEVRKEHWYKPQLLVYADMIKVLASNDLLEKVELICSYLKKEHLEADTEGFNLLLKTLLEFGFTHSAMDCYRLMKLWDSEPDESTFRILINGLESKGEMDLSIALRQEGEMYFGRPLEFSEKTEEMASTGVAES is encoded by the exons ATGCACTCTTCTCTCCTTGGCGCCCCTTGTCTCTTGCGCCCCAACTCCAAAACTCAAGCCCTAGAAGATATCCATGGCCGGATTTGGATCTCGGAGTGGCCTCAGACGTGGAGATCGGGGATGACGAAGGTTATAACCATGAGAGACCGGAGCAAGAATCGGAAACCCACCCAGAGGGGGCGGTACCTCAGCATCGAGGCGATCCAGGCCGTCCAGGCCCTGAAGCGGGCCAAGATCAGCGGCGGCGATTCGCTGCATCGCGTGCTCGAATCGAAGGTCCGGCGTCTGATCAAGGCGGATATGGTTGCCGTTCTCCGGGAGCTCCAGAGCCAGGGCGAGGGTCTCCTCGCTCTCCAG GTCTTTGAAGAGGTTCGGAAGGAGCATTGGTATAAGCCTCAGTTATTGGTGTATGCTGACATGATCAAAGTGTTAGCAAGCAACGATTTACTTGAAAAGGTTGAACTGATTTGTTCATATCTGAAGAAAGAGCATTTGGAGGCTGATACCGAAGGTTTTAATTTGCTTTTAAAGACTCTGTTGGAGTTTGGCTTCACACATTCTGCTATGGACTGCTATCGCCTGATGAAGCTGTGGGACAGTGAGCCAGATGAGTCTACATTTAGGATATTGATAAATGGACTTGAATCCAAGGGAGAAATGGATCTTTCAATTGCTTTAAGACAAGAAGGAGAAATGTATTTTGGCAGGCCTCTGGAATTTTCAGAGAAAACAGAAGAGATGGCATCAACTGGTGTTGCTGAGTCTTAG
- the LOC105052839 gene encoding heavy metal-associated isoprenylated plant protein 28, translating into METIELKVEMVALHEKRLRKCLSKVKGIEKVEVEASIQKVVVTGYAHRNKILKALRRVGLRAEFWSPQNEILSAYASGSLMINNFSFF; encoded by the exons ATGGAG ACTATTGAGCTCAAGGTGGAGATGGTAGCATTACATGAGAAGAGACTGAGGAAATGCCTGTCCAAAGTAAAAG GAATAGAGAAGGTTGAGGTGGAGGCCAGCATTCAGAAGGTTGTGGTCACAGGATATGCACACAGGAACAAAATCCTCAAAGCCCTGAGGAGAGTGGGGTTGAGAGCAGAGTTCTGGTCCCCACAGAATGAGATACTTAGTGCCTATGCCAGTGGAAGCCTAATGATCAACAACTTCAGCTTCTTCTAG
- the LOC105053279 gene encoding uncharacterized protein: MTAEVKVAMEEVAKKLTLWHTRTFQPILTHDDLEPIMLTSGFVPLPVNEAAAAGGGGMAWKEYKYRAATWEMLPRPRLPYPRIDGLHLMAYKAFFLALEFYLGAHLVSDLFHVRTMSLTKAQDRAIDRTYRPMRDCEMEVEEEWLFVYRNGTLDNFTKMFCDKDEEDDSISEKGLKKISHGNSNSPANLMNFIALKDLLPSSDITGLS, from the exons ATGACGGCGGAGGTGAAGGTGGCGATGGAGGAGGTGGCGAAGAAGCTGACGCTGTGGCACACGCGGACGTTCCAGCCGATACTGACCCACGATGACCTGGAGCCCATCATGCTGACGTCCGGGTTCGTGCCGCTGCCGGTGAATGAGGCGGCGGCGGCCGGGGGCGGTGGGATGGCGTGGAAGGAGTACAAGTACCGGGCGGCGACGTGGGAGATGCTGCCGCGGCCGCGGCTGCCGTATCCGAGGATCGACGGGCTGCATCTGATGGCGTACAAGGCCTTCTTCCTCGCCCTCGAGTTCTACCTCGGCGCCCACCTCGTCTCCGACCTCTTTCACGTCAG GACCATGTCTCTCACTAAGGCACAGGACCGAGCGATCGACAGAACCTATCGTCCCATGAGAGATTGCGAGATGGAAGTGGAAGAAGAATGGTTGTTCGTGTATCGCAATGGCACTTTGGATAACTTCACGAAGATGTTCTgcgacaaggatgaagaagatgaCAGCATCAGTGAAAAGGGCCTCAAGAAAATTAGTCATGGCAATAGCAACAGCCCTGCCAACTTAATGAACTTCATTGCATTGAAAGACCTTTTACCAAGTAGCGATATCACTGGCTTAAGTTGA